The Streptomyces sp. TG1A-8 genome has a window encoding:
- a CDS encoding acyl carrier protein: METEEHPPQETPGQEIAALSGSERLAALIRIVAEAAADTLGHEGPEPLDGDAELLDLGITSLMAVELRTRLGEALALDLPPTLVYDHPRIEDMARFLDEELNR, from the coding sequence GTGGAAACCGAGGAGCACCCCCCGCAGGAGACGCCGGGCCAGGAGATCGCCGCTCTGTCCGGCTCCGAACGCCTCGCCGCACTCATACGGATCGTCGCGGAGGCCGCGGCGGACACCCTCGGCCACGAGGGCCCCGAACCGCTTGACGGCGACGCCGAGCTGCTCGACCTGGGCATCACCTCGCTCATGGCCGTGGAGCTGCGCACGCGCCTGGGAGAGGCCTTGGCGCTGGACCTGCCACCCACGCTGGTCTATGACCACCCTCGTATCGAGGACATGGCGCGTTTCCTGGACGAGGAGCTGAACCGGTGA
- a CDS encoding ParA family protein: MPYDKLKRDCKSSGISYNQGIAQSIRLWLDEHPSPRPKPQRVTGARRIIFGNQKGGVSKTSVSAGVAQALAESGHRTLLIDFDPQGHLTKQLGHPLIEIDAPSLAKHMLGEVKDGELTDLLVPIRGGDFEDHLWLLRACKDAFLLDAKLATSRFVRIKETALEKALEPLEHDFDFIVVDCPPSLGYSMDTAIYYCRTREGEEDGASGIVIPVLSEDSSADAYDMLEEQIADLIEDMEVAISQLGFVVNMYDSRKGYVATSSLEEWRKIGEPPVLAVVPELKDQREAARVKAALLAHAPYCEQVEAMRTIARRISG; the protein is encoded by the coding sequence GTGCCGTACGACAAGCTGAAGCGGGACTGCAAGTCCAGCGGGATCTCTTACAACCAGGGTATTGCTCAGTCGATCCGGCTGTGGCTCGACGAACATCCTTCACCGCGGCCCAAGCCCCAGCGGGTCACCGGGGCGCGCCGCATCATTTTCGGTAATCAGAAGGGCGGTGTCAGTAAGACCTCGGTGTCTGCCGGCGTCGCCCAGGCTCTCGCCGAGTCGGGTCATCGCACTCTGCTGATCGACTTCGACCCGCAGGGTCACCTGACCAAGCAGCTCGGTCACCCGCTCATCGAAATTGATGCCCCCAGCCTTGCCAAGCACATGCTCGGTGAGGTCAAGGACGGTGAGCTCACGGACCTGCTGGTGCCGATAAGGGGCGGGGACTTCGAGGATCATCTCTGGCTGCTCCGGGCCTGCAAGGACGCCTTCCTCCTCGATGCCAAGCTCGCCACGAGCCGCTTCGTGCGGATCAAGGAGACGGCGCTGGAGAAGGCCTTGGAGCCGCTGGAGCACGATTTCGACTTCATCGTCGTCGACTGCCCGCCAAGCCTCGGCTACAGCATGGACACGGCCATCTACTACTGCCGCACCCGGGAGGGCGAAGAGGACGGCGCCTCGGGCATCGTCATCCCTGTTCTGTCCGAAGACTCGTCCGCCGACGCCTACGACATGCTCGAAGAGCAGATCGCGGACCTGATCGAGGACATGGAAGTCGCCATCAGTCAGCTCGGTTTCGTCGTCAACATGTACGACAGCCGCAAGGGCTATGTGGCGACATCCTCTCTGGAGGAGTGGCGGAAGATCGGTGAGCCCCCGGTCCTGGCTGTCGTGCCAGAGCTGAAGGACCAACGAGAAGCGGCACGGGTGAAGGCAGCCCTGCTAGCCCATGCCCCTTACTGCGAGCAGGTGGAAGCAATGCGGACGATCGCACGGAGGATCAGCGGATGA
- a CDS encoding plasmid partitioning protein, giving the protein MSVADRLGAGSSFTERRGRSARGPAKAVTQGDVPVYELVRLQLDEVSPTLLNPRRNFGTDEEKTRFGEELRRAQLAACVAVTRTAYLALWPDHEDRIDNAAHVLINGERRFHSAVHVGLEALDFVVRDDLASSREEFINHLLKENLEREDFDVIERTRGVEQLVAVCAETSERGARTRAAEQLGKDRSWVTNQLVLLELPAELQAMLSAGTLAERDGRMLARYSKENPGLGAANLLDYLKATKEAAALAKAEERRQLQTLRSAGDTALLSADNKAEDQQSLAASALPDAPLSGNVNRSLLSADNKETTSSAHSHPASTLLSADGKPVGEAVHSAARPPAQRQPTQKDAELSAPGPADAVESSSEGGSDGLGGQGQPRQLPYDDAFYVVNHLHLKMEPSVFAEGVRLWLGIMREQHPDEYKALLRELSQQEEQPV; this is encoded by the coding sequence ATGAGCGTCGCCGACCGGCTGGGAGCCGGGTCTTCTTTCACCGAACGACGCGGCCGCAGTGCTCGCGGACCCGCAAAGGCAGTGACCCAGGGAGACGTTCCCGTCTACGAGTTGGTTCGGTTGCAGCTGGATGAGGTCTCCCCTACCCTCCTCAACCCGCGCCGCAACTTCGGCACCGACGAGGAAAAGACGCGCTTCGGCGAGGAACTGCGTCGCGCTCAGCTGGCTGCATGTGTCGCTGTGACCCGAACCGCCTACCTTGCACTGTGGCCCGACCACGAGGACCGCATCGACAACGCCGCCCACGTTCTGATCAACGGTGAGCGACGTTTCCACAGCGCTGTCCACGTCGGCTTGGAGGCGCTGGACTTCGTTGTCCGTGACGATCTGGCCTCAAGCCGTGAGGAATTCATCAACCACCTGCTGAAGGAAAACCTTGAGCGGGAGGACTTTGACGTGATCGAGCGTACTCGTGGTGTGGAGCAGCTCGTAGCCGTGTGCGCGGAAACCTCGGAGCGTGGGGCCCGGACCCGGGCAGCCGAGCAACTCGGCAAGGACCGCTCATGGGTGACCAACCAGCTGGTGCTGCTGGAGTTGCCGGCGGAGCTGCAGGCCATGTTGAGCGCAGGCACGCTTGCCGAGCGCGACGGGCGGATGTTGGCTCGCTACTCCAAGGAGAACCCCGGGCTGGGAGCAGCCAATCTACTGGATTATCTAAAAGCAACGAAGGAAGCCGCAGCCTTGGCCAAAGCCGAGGAACGTCGGCAGCTGCAGACGCTGCGCTCCGCTGGGGACACTGCCTTGTTGTCCGCGGACAACAAGGCGGAAGATCAGCAATCGCTCGCGGCAAGCGCTCTGCCGGACGCTCCTCTGTCAGGCAACGTGAACCGCAGCTTGTTGTCCGCGGACAACAAGGAAACCACGTCGTCGGCGCACTCGCACCCGGCGTCGACTTTGTTGTCCGCGGACGGCAAACCAGTCGGTGAGGCGGTGCACAGTGCGGCCAGGCCGCCAGCTCAGCGTCAGCCGACGCAGAAAGATGCCGAACTCTCTGCTCCTGGCCCTGCCGATGCAGTGGAGAGCTCCAGCGAAGGCGGGTCGGATGGACTGGGCGGTCAAGGGCAGCCACGTCAGCTGCCGTATGACGATGCCTTCTACGTCGTCAATCACCTGCACCTGAAGATGGAGCCGTCGGTCTTCGCTGAAGGCGTTCGGCTGTGGTTGGGAATCATGCGTGAACAACATCCCGACGAGTACAAAGCGCTGCTTCGTGAGCTGTCCCAGCAGGAGGAACAACCGGTCTGA
- a CDS encoding thioesterase II family protein, whose translation MSLPNDSWLRCFHTVPDPVARLVCCPHAGGSASTFFPLSRELADRSRVEVVAVQYPGRQDRREAPMELGIRAMAARIAEELSAWADRPLSVFGHSMGATVGYELARVLKATASPGPDQVIVSGQRSPELQSSRPVAELDDDALVRELALLGGTSPELLDDSDVLQMFLPPLRADYAALRAYRHRPEPRLSCPVTALVGASDPKVTVEEAAGWSDVTHGPFDLRIFEGGHFYLDTRREEFTDTVTGLLASRPLHQPKPTPAH comes from the coding sequence GTGAGCCTGCCGAACGACAGCTGGCTGCGGTGCTTCCACACCGTGCCGGACCCGGTGGCGCGCCTGGTGTGCTGCCCGCACGCGGGCGGTTCCGCGAGCACGTTCTTCCCGCTCTCCAGGGAACTGGCCGACCGGTCACGGGTTGAGGTGGTCGCCGTCCAGTACCCGGGCCGCCAGGACCGGCGTGAGGCGCCCATGGAGCTGGGCATCCGGGCGATGGCGGCGCGGATCGCCGAGGAGCTGTCCGCATGGGCCGACCGCCCGCTGTCGGTCTTCGGCCACAGCATGGGAGCCACGGTCGGCTACGAACTGGCGCGGGTACTGAAGGCGACCGCCTCGCCCGGGCCGGACCAGGTGATCGTCTCCGGTCAGCGTTCACCCGAGCTGCAGAGCAGCAGACCGGTGGCCGAGCTGGACGACGACGCGCTGGTGCGCGAACTGGCGCTGCTCGGCGGGACGAGCCCCGAACTGCTCGACGACAGCGATGTCCTGCAGATGTTCCTTCCGCCGCTGCGCGCGGACTACGCCGCGCTGCGCGCCTACCGCCACCGCCCTGAACCCCGGCTGTCGTGCCCGGTGACGGCGCTGGTCGGTGCGTCGGACCCCAAGGTGACGGTCGAGGAGGCCGCCGGCTGGTCGGACGTCACGCACGGACCCTTCGACCTGCGGATCTTCGAGGGCGGGCACTTCTACCTGGACACGCGGCGCGAGGAGTTCACCGACACGGTCACCGGCCTGCTGGCCTCCCGACCACTGCACCAGCCGAAACCGACACCGGCGCACTGA
- a CDS encoding SDR family NAD(P)-dependent oxidoreductase, with protein MAAAERLDLHVVELDVTSQESADHAVAAVLDDAGTFDVVVHNAGHLVTGYVEAFTAEEIAHLIDVNTLGVQRLNRAVLPHLRAQGHGTLLYVGSTIPVTTPPFLGPYVVSKAAMDALALVTSYEVAPLGIETVIVMPGAFTQGTDHFPKAARPTDTTDVAAGYRALDPLAARNEETTEGLFTPGAQADPVVVAEEITRILALPFGERPFRSVVDLTNSMVEQANSAVLEARTDFVRRMGFEKVLHVARA; from the coding sequence CTGGCAGCGGCCGAACGGCTCGACCTGCACGTGGTCGAACTCGACGTCACCTCGCAGGAATCCGCCGACCACGCGGTGGCGGCCGTGCTCGACGACGCGGGCACGTTTGACGTCGTCGTCCACAACGCCGGTCACCTGGTCACCGGATATGTCGAGGCGTTCACCGCCGAGGAGATCGCCCACCTGATCGACGTCAACACCCTCGGCGTCCAGCGGCTGAACCGGGCCGTGCTGCCGCACCTGCGCGCCCAAGGCCACGGCACCCTCCTCTACGTGGGCAGCACCATCCCGGTGACCACCCCGCCGTTCCTCGGCCCGTACGTGGTCTCCAAGGCGGCCATGGACGCGCTGGCGCTGGTCACCTCCTACGAGGTGGCCCCGCTCGGCATCGAGACCGTGATCGTCATGCCCGGTGCCTTCACCCAGGGCACCGACCACTTCCCCAAGGCGGCACGGCCCACGGACACCACCGATGTCGCCGCTGGGTATCGGGCCCTGGACCCGTTGGCCGCACGCAACGAGGAAACCACCGAAGGTCTGTTCACCCCGGGCGCGCAGGCCGACCCGGTGGTGGTCGCCGAGGAGATCACCAGGATCCTGGCCCTGCCCTTCGGCGAGCGCCCCTTCCGCAGCGTGGTGGACCTGACCAACTCGATGGTGGAGCAGGCCAACTCCGCGGTACTGGAAGCCCGTACGGACTTCGTGCGGCGCATGGGCTTCGAAAAGGTCCTGCACGTCGCCCGGGCGTAG
- a CDS encoding SDR family oxidoreductase, translating to MDGATAENGSGRPTVAVVIGGSGGIGGTVARRLAANGTAAIVHYAGSAAKAEAIVESITAAGGTAIAHSGDVAEPAEMAELFDAAEARFGGIDVVVNTAGIMLLAPLAEMELDDFDRMHRINVRGTFVVSRLAARRLRPGGSLINFSTSITRLQQPGYGGYAATKGAVEAMTLILARELRGRDVTVNAVAPGPTATPLFIEGKSEELIARIAAAAPLERLGTPEDIAEAVAFLAGPGGRWINGQVLYSNGGIA from the coding sequence ATGGACGGCGCGACAGCGGAGAACGGATCCGGCCGGCCCACGGTGGCCGTGGTGATCGGCGGCTCGGGCGGCATCGGCGGCACGGTCGCGCGCCGGCTGGCCGCGAACGGTACGGCCGCCATAGTCCACTACGCGGGCAGCGCGGCCAAGGCCGAGGCGATCGTCGAGTCGATCACCGCGGCCGGGGGCACAGCAATTGCCCACTCCGGCGACGTCGCCGAGCCGGCGGAGATGGCGGAGCTCTTCGACGCCGCGGAAGCGCGTTTCGGCGGCATCGATGTCGTCGTCAACACCGCGGGGATCATGCTGCTCGCCCCGCTCGCCGAGATGGAGCTGGACGACTTCGACCGCATGCACCGGATCAACGTCCGGGGGACCTTCGTCGTCTCCCGGCTCGCCGCCCGCCGACTGCGTCCCGGCGGCTCGCTGATCAACTTCTCCACTTCTATCACCCGGCTTCAGCAGCCCGGCTACGGCGGCTACGCGGCCACCAAGGGCGCGGTTGAGGCCATGACCCTGATCCTGGCCCGCGAGCTGCGCGGCCGGGACGTCACCGTCAACGCAGTCGCCCCCGGGCCGACCGCGACGCCGCTGTTCATCGAGGGCAAGAGCGAGGAGCTGATCGCCCGGATCGCCGCCGCCGCACCCCTGGAGCGGCTCGGCACCCCCGAGGACATCGCCGAGGCGGTGGCCTTCCTGGCCGGGCCCGGCGGCCGCTGGATCAACGGCCAGGTGCTGTACAGCAACGGCGGTATCGCCTGA
- a CDS encoding PLP-dependent aminotransferase family protein — MKDYQSVADAVAEEIKAGALRPGNRLPPQREFARQHGIANSTATRVYQELARRGLTVGEVGRGTFVRAVSAKSSVSTPALTESAGSRIDLELNYPVVPEQSTLLAEGLSGLLRPDALGYSLRPVGASDLPAVQESAAGILARGGWCADPARIQFAGNGRQAISAVITALVPPGGRLGVEELTYPVIKAVAARLGITVVPLAMDSAGLVPEALEEAHAAAPLHAVYVQPRLHNPLSLTMSTQRVERLADVLLRLRIPAVEDAIWAFLHDELPPLAAYAPERTVLIDSLSKRIAPGLTLGFVVAPDTLASEIAAALRSGGWTPMRFALEAAHRWQQDGTVKKLVDAKQREAAVRQKIAAQRLAGFAVQSDPRSYHCWWQLPRPWRADTFVVAAARHGIGVVPAAAFTAGGSHAPNAIRLGLASPQRDVLSQALGTLAGLARSAPEDLVTD, encoded by the coding sequence GTGAAGGACTATCAGAGCGTCGCCGACGCAGTGGCCGAGGAGATCAAAGCCGGCGCCCTCCGGCCCGGCAACCGGCTTCCTCCGCAGCGCGAGTTTGCGCGGCAGCACGGCATCGCGAACTCCACCGCCACGCGCGTCTACCAGGAACTGGCCCGCCGCGGGTTGACGGTGGGTGAGGTGGGACGCGGCACCTTCGTCCGCGCGGTGTCCGCGAAGTCCAGTGTCTCCACTCCCGCGCTCACTGAATCCGCCGGCAGCCGGATCGACCTCGAGCTCAACTACCCGGTCGTACCCGAGCAGAGCACACTCCTCGCCGAAGGGCTCAGTGGGCTGCTGCGGCCCGACGCCCTCGGATACTCCCTGCGGCCGGTCGGTGCGTCCGACCTCCCGGCCGTGCAAGAGTCCGCCGCCGGCATCCTCGCCCGCGGCGGCTGGTGTGCCGACCCCGCGCGGATCCAGTTCGCGGGCAATGGGCGGCAGGCCATCTCCGCCGTCATCACCGCCCTGGTGCCACCGGGTGGGCGCCTCGGCGTCGAGGAGCTGACGTACCCCGTGATCAAGGCCGTCGCCGCCCGGCTCGGCATCACCGTCGTCCCGCTTGCCATGGACAGTGCCGGACTGGTCCCGGAGGCCTTGGAGGAGGCCCACGCCGCCGCCCCGCTGCACGCGGTTTACGTGCAGCCGAGGCTGCACAACCCGCTCTCGCTCACCATGTCCACGCAGCGAGTCGAGCGGCTGGCCGACGTACTGCTGCGGCTCCGGATCCCGGCGGTCGAGGACGCCATTTGGGCGTTCCTGCACGACGAACTGCCACCGCTCGCCGCCTATGCCCCCGAGCGGACCGTACTGATCGACAGCCTGTCCAAGCGCATCGCCCCCGGCCTGACCCTCGGCTTCGTGGTGGCGCCCGACACCCTGGCGAGCGAGATCGCCGCCGCCCTTCGATCGGGCGGCTGGACCCCCATGCGCTTCGCCCTGGAGGCCGCCCACCGCTGGCAGCAGGACGGCACTGTGAAGAAGCTGGTGGACGCCAAGCAGAGGGAAGCGGCGGTACGGCAGAAGATCGCGGCCCAGCGCCTCGCCGGTTTCGCGGTGCAGAGCGATCCACGCTCCTACCACTGCTGGTGGCAGCTGCCGCGCCCGTGGCGCGCGGACACGTTCGTCGTCGCCGCCGCGCGGCACGGCATCGGGGTGGTGCCCGCCGCTGCGTTCACCGCCGGCGGCAGCCACGCCCCCAACGCCATCCGCCTGGGACTCGCCTCGCCCCAGCGAGACGTCCTCTCCCAGGCGCTCGGTACGCTCGCCGGGCTCGCCAGGTCCGCGCCGGAGGACCTCGTCACCGACTGA
- a CDS encoding alpha/beta hydrolase fold domain-containing protein, which produces MRRVFDEMLGSAPLPDDVRTRTIELGGVPAVEVRAGAAPPAGTALYFHGGAYAMGSAAASVGLVSEIARRAAATVLSVDYRLAPEHPFPAAVDDALAACRALLDGGVPAGSVAVTGESAGGGLALALLLAIRDAGLPQPSSATVLSPWADLTQSGGTMSTRAEADPALTRRALQIRAADYLAGADPRTPLASPLHADLRGLPPLLIQAGAREILLDDALRLAARAARADILVTLQTFPGAPHVFQGFAPLVEEAARALDHVAAFLNSHIHPEG; this is translated from the coding sequence ATGCGCCGCGTCTTCGACGAGATGCTGGGCTCCGCGCCGCTGCCCGACGACGTCCGCACCCGGACCATCGAGCTGGGCGGGGTGCCCGCCGTCGAGGTGCGGGCCGGCGCCGCGCCGCCGGCCGGCACCGCGCTGTACTTCCACGGCGGCGCCTACGCGATGGGTTCGGCCGCCGCCAGTGTCGGCCTGGTTTCCGAGATAGCCCGGCGCGCCGCGGCCACCGTCCTCTCCGTCGACTACCGGCTCGCCCCCGAGCACCCCTTCCCGGCCGCCGTCGACGACGCCCTTGCCGCCTGCCGGGCGCTGCTCGACGGGGGTGTCCCGGCCGGGTCGGTCGCGGTCACCGGAGAGTCGGCCGGTGGCGGACTGGCCCTCGCCCTGCTGCTGGCGATCCGGGACGCGGGGCTGCCGCAGCCGTCGTCCGCGACGGTTCTGTCCCCGTGGGCGGACCTGACCCAGTCGGGCGGCACCATGTCGACCCGGGCGGAGGCGGATCCGGCGCTCACTCGCCGGGCCCTTCAGATCCGGGCCGCCGACTACCTCGCCGGGGCGGATCCGCGCACCCCGCTCGCCAGCCCGCTCCACGCCGATCTGCGCGGACTGCCGCCGCTGCTGATCCAGGCCGGCGCCCGGGAGATCCTGCTCGACGACGCCCTGCGGCTGGCCGCCCGCGCCGCCCGCGCCGACATCCTGGTCACCTTGCAGACCTTCCCCGGGGCACCGCACGTCTTCCAGGGCTTCGCCCCCCTCGTCGAGGAGGCCGCGCGCGCCCTTGACCACGTCGCCGCCTTCCTCAACAGCCACATCCACCCGGAGGGCTGA
- a CDS encoding O-methyltransferase, translated as MATHTHQSPELLAYAREISLRDDPVLADLRELNAQLPGGPSLQVMAEEGQLLSLLVRLTDAARVLEIGTFTGYSTLCMARALSPGGQVVTCELNPKWIEIAASYWDRAGVSDRIDARVGDAHDTLAGLHEEHGEGGFDLAFVDADKAHYPEYYETCLHLVRPGGLIVLDNTLFFGRVADPAATDPDTCAVRDLNKLLRDDERVELSLLVMADGITLVRKKSA; from the coding sequence ATGGCCACTCACACCCACCAAAGCCCCGAACTGCTCGCCTACGCACGGGAGATCTCCCTCAGGGACGACCCGGTGCTCGCCGACCTCCGCGAGCTGAACGCCCAGCTGCCCGGTGGCCCGTCCCTCCAGGTGATGGCCGAGGAAGGCCAGCTGCTGTCCTTGCTGGTGCGGCTGACGGACGCGGCCCGCGTCCTGGAGATCGGTACCTTCACTGGGTACAGCACCCTGTGTATGGCTCGCGCGCTGTCTCCCGGAGGGCAGGTCGTGACCTGCGAACTCAACCCTAAATGGATCGAGATAGCGGCCTCGTACTGGGACCGGGCCGGGGTCTCCGACCGGATCGACGCCCGGGTCGGAGACGCGCATGACACCCTGGCGGGGCTCCACGAGGAGCACGGGGAAGGCGGCTTCGACCTCGCGTTCGTCGACGCGGACAAGGCCCACTACCCCGAGTACTACGAGACCTGCCTGCACCTGGTGCGCCCGGGTGGTCTGATTGTCCTCGACAACACCCTGTTCTTCGGCCGGGTCGCCGACCCGGCCGCCACCGACCCCGACACCTGTGCCGTGCGCGATCTGAACAAGCTGCTGCGGGACGACGAGCGTGTGGAACTCAGCCTGCTGGTCATGGCCGATGGCATCACGCTGGTCCGCAAGAAGAGTGCCTGA
- a CDS encoding LysE family translocator: MVELSGILGVVVVALGMVLTPGPNMIYLVSRSITQGRRAGIVSLGGVALGFMVYLVAANLGLSVVFIAVPELYFAVKLAGAAYLAYLAWNALKPGGVSVFAPQDVPHDSPRKLFTMGLMTNLLNPKIAIMYLSLIPQFIDLNKGRVLLQGLILGSIQIVVSVAVNLTIVLAAGAIAVFLSRRPSWLKVQRYAMGAVLGALAVSLAIGTSGPTKVS; encoded by the coding sequence ATGGTTGAACTGAGCGGGATTCTCGGCGTGGTGGTGGTGGCTCTCGGCATGGTGCTCACCCCCGGCCCGAACATGATCTATCTCGTCTCCCGCAGCATCACGCAGGGCAGGCGCGCCGGCATCGTCTCCCTCGGCGGTGTGGCGCTCGGCTTCATGGTGTACTTGGTCGCCGCGAACCTGGGCCTGTCGGTCGTCTTCATCGCCGTACCCGAGCTGTACTTCGCTGTGAAGCTCGCGGGCGCAGCCTACCTCGCCTACCTGGCCTGGAACGCCTTGAAGCCTGGCGGCGTCTCCGTCTTCGCCCCGCAGGACGTGCCACACGACTCACCACGCAAGCTGTTCACGATGGGCCTGATGACGAACCTGCTCAACCCGAAGATCGCCATCATGTACCTCTCGCTCATCCCCCAGTTCATCGACCTGAACAAGGGCCGCGTCCTCCTCCAGGGCCTCATCCTCGGCTCGATCCAGATCGTGGTCAGCGTCGCGGTCAACCTCACCATCGTCCTGGCGGCCGGCGCGATCGCCGTCTTCCTCTCACGCCGCCCCTCCTGGCTCAAGGTGCAGCGCTACGCGATGGGCGCCGTCTTGGGGGCGCTCGCCGTCTCCCTGGCCATCGGTACCTCGGGCCCGACCAAGGTGAGCTGA
- a CDS encoding NADP-dependent oxidoreductase yields MRAVRFHRYGDIDVLGVEDVEPRPLGPHDVLVRVRAAGINPGEAKIRTGALHEHFPATFPSGQGSDLAGTVTATGAAVASWALGDPVLGWSWERSSHAEYVVVPADQLIRKSETLPWAAAGALYVAGSAAWAAVAAVAPQAGETVVVSGATGGVGSFAVQLLRLRRARVVAVASARHQDWLESQGAALVGYGSRVDERLRRAIEGDGGGTAHAFLDFHGGDYPRIALSLGVPPSRVNTLDYGAAAALGTRSHGSAEGTDRAVLAELAGLAAVGRIEAPISRTYPLTEVRAAFAHLEHDHPLGKVVLLPNATPGGNAGDARDAAG; encoded by the coding sequence ATGCGAGCCGTACGCTTCCACCGCTACGGAGACATCGACGTGCTCGGCGTCGAGGACGTCGAACCGCGTCCGCTCGGCCCCCACGACGTCCTGGTCCGGGTACGGGCCGCCGGCATCAACCCGGGCGAGGCCAAGATCCGCACCGGGGCCCTGCACGAGCACTTTCCTGCGACGTTCCCTTCCGGACAGGGCAGTGACCTGGCCGGCACCGTCACCGCGACCGGGGCCGCAGTGGCCAGTTGGGCACTGGGGGACCCGGTCCTTGGCTGGTCCTGGGAGCGGTCCAGCCACGCCGAGTACGTTGTCGTCCCGGCGGACCAGCTCATCCGCAAGTCCGAGACGCTCCCCTGGGCCGCTGCAGGTGCCCTCTACGTCGCGGGCAGCGCCGCCTGGGCGGCCGTCGCTGCGGTCGCCCCGCAGGCCGGGGAGACGGTCGTGGTCAGCGGGGCCACGGGTGGGGTCGGCAGCTTCGCCGTTCAACTCCTGCGCCTGCGCAGGGCGCGCGTGGTGGCGGTCGCCTCGGCCCGGCACCAGGACTGGCTGGAGTCCCAAGGCGCCGCCCTCGTCGGCTATGGAAGCAGGGTCGACGAACGCCTTCGCCGGGCGATCGAAGGCGACGGCGGCGGCACAGCGCACGCCTTCCTCGACTTCCACGGCGGCGACTACCCGCGCATCGCGCTGTCCCTGGGGGTGCCGCCCAGCCGGGTCAACACGCTCGACTACGGCGCCGCCGCCGCGCTCGGCACCCGGTCGCACGGCAGCGCCGAGGGCACCGACCGGGCGGTACTGGCCGAACTGGCCGGGCTGGCGGCGGTCGGCAGGATCGAGGCGCCGATCAGCCGGACCTACCCGCTGACCGAGGTCCGGGCGGCCTTCGCCCACTTGGAACACGACCACCCGTTGGGCAAGGTCGTCCTCCTGCCAAACGCCACCCCGGGCGGTAATGCCGGGGACGCACGGGACGCAGCCGGGTGA
- a CDS encoding IS6 family transposase translates to MGSAPSSYKGHRYPVEIIAHCVWLYFRFPLSFRGVGELMLERGVLVSYETVRRWCAKFGQTYANGLRRRLPRPGGKWHLDEVFMKINAERKYLWRAVDADGTVLDILVQSRRDTAAARRFFRRLLKKTHTVPRVAVTDKLRSCSAAHREVMPSVEHPSHKGLNNRAENSHQPTRQRERAMKGFRSTGGARRFLAAFSGISPHFRPHRHLMTAPGYRAETTLRFAIWDQATGAAGT, encoded by the coding sequence GTGGGCAGCGCGCCGTCGTCGTACAAGGGGCACCGGTACCCGGTGGAGATCATCGCGCACTGCGTGTGGCTGTACTTCCGCTTCCCGCTCAGCTTTCGCGGGGTCGGGGAACTGATGCTGGAGCGCGGCGTGCTCGTCTCCTATGAGACGGTCCGCCGCTGGTGCGCCAAGTTCGGGCAGACCTACGCCAACGGCCTGCGTCGCCGGCTGCCCCGCCCCGGGGGCAAATGGCACCTGGATGAGGTCTTCATGAAGATCAACGCAGAGCGGAAGTACCTGTGGCGGGCCGTGGACGCCGACGGCACCGTCTTGGACATCCTCGTGCAGAGCCGACGGGACACCGCTGCGGCCCGGCGCTTCTTCCGCAGGCTGCTGAAGAAGACCCATACGGTGCCCAGGGTGGCCGTCACCGACAAGCTGCGCTCCTGCAGCGCGGCCCACCGCGAGGTCATGCCCTCCGTTGAGCACCCCTCGCACAAGGGCCTGAACAACCGGGCGGAGAACAGTCATCAGCCGACAAGGCAGCGTGAACGCGCGATGAAAGGCTTCCGCAGTACCGGTGGGGCCCGACGGTTCCTGGCTGCCTTCAGCGGCATCTCACCGCACTTCCGGCCCCACCGCCACCTGATGACCGCTCCCGGCTACCGAGCTGAGACGACCCTCCGCTTTGCAATCTGGGACCAGGCCACCGGCGCCGCCGGGACCTGA